The genomic segment GATCGAGCTGGCCAACTGCCATCCGCGCGTCAACATTCTCAACCCCGGCCCCGGCGTCGGTGGTCATTGCATCCCCGTCGATCCGTGGTTCCTGTGGGAGAGCATGCCCGAACGGGCGCCGCTGATCCGCACGGCGCGCCAGGTCAACGACAACAAAGCCCATTACGTGCTGAACCAGATCCTCGAAGCCCATGCGGCGCACGGCGGCACGGTTGCCTGCCTCGGCCTGAGCTACAAGGCGGACGTGGATGACTTCCGCGAAAGCCCGGCTTTCGAGATCACCGAAGCGCTACACGCCAAACTCGGCGACAAGGTGATCGCCATCGATCCGTTCGCCTCGGCGCTGCTCGCCGGCAAGAAGCGGCCGGCCTTCAAAGTGACCAACGATCTCGCTGAGGCGGCCAAGGCCGATCTCGTCGTGGCGCTGGTCTCGCACAAGGCGTTCCGCGTCTACCGTCCGCGCGACGGCCAGACAGTGGTCGACACCTGCGGGCTGTTCGCCACGGCGTGATGTAGAAATTACCCAATCGCGTTTCGATCGAAACGCGATTGGGCCTATGGTTTGAAACGCAGAAGCCGCAAGGCATTCGCCGTCACCAGCACGGTCGCGCCAGTGTCGGCAAGGATGGCCATCCAGAGCGGTGTCGTCCCGGTCAGGCTGCTGACCAGAAAAATGCCCTTCAATCCCAGCGCCACCGCGACGTTCTGCCAGATATTGGTAACAGTCGCGCGCGACAGGACGATCAATTCGGCCACGCCCGTCACCCGGTTCTTGAGCAGCGCCGCGTCGGCCGTCTCAAGCGCGACATCGGTTCCGCCGCCCATCGCGATACCGACCGAGGCCGCAGCCAGCGCCGGCGCATCGTTGATGCCGTCACCCACCATGGCAACGGGCGCATCGGCTTTATAAATCGAGATCGCTTCGAGCTTGGCATCCGGTAGAAGCTCGGCGCGAACTTCAAGGCCGAGGGCTGCCGCGATGGTTCCGGCGGCGCGGGCGTTGTCGCCACTCAGCATCACGGGGCGAATCCCCAAAGCCCGCAGGCGCTCGAGTCCTTCGGCAGCGTCCGCGCGCGGCTCGTCGAGAAGCGCGATCAGCCCCATCAGGCGCTTGCCTTCGCTGACCGTCACGACCGTTTTGCCTTCGCTCTCGAGCGCGCCGATCCGTGCCCGCACTTCGTCGCTCATCGCCACGTGTTCAGCCGCATAACGCGGCGAACTGACCGAGACGAAGCCTGACTTGAGCCGCCCCATGACCGACTTGCCGGGTGAGGCAACACTGCCGCCGAACACTTTGGGAATATCGAGACCGCGCTTCTGCGCTTCAGCGACGATCGCCACACCAAGCGGATGGCTGGACCCGGCCTCGACAGCCGCGGCCTTGGCGAGGAGGTCTGTTTCCGCGCCTTCGATCGCCATCACGTCGGTCACATGCGGACGCCCCAAAGTGAGCGTGCCAGTCTTGTCGAAGGCGACGGTCTTGATCTTGCCCAACGTTTCCAATGCCGCGCCGCCCTTGATGAGCAGCCCATGGCGCGCGCCGCTGGCCAAGCCCGAGGCGATCGCCGCGGGTGTCGAGATCACCAGCGCGCAGGGGCAGGCGATCAAGAGCAGCGCCAACCCGCGATAGATCCAAGTGAACCAGTCACCATCGAGAAGCAGCGGAGGGCCGAGGACGACCAGAGCCGACACGACGATCGCGGCCGGCGTGTACCAGCGACTGAAGCGATCGATGAAACGCGCCATCGGCGCCTTTGACGTCTGCGCGTCCTCGACCATGTGAATGATGCGGGCGATCGTGTTGTCGGCTGCCGTCCGCGTGATCTCCACATGCAGCTCGCCATGCGCGTTGATGCTGCCGGCATAGACGGCAGAGCCGACCTCTTTGGTCACGGGTGCGGATTCGCCCGTCACCACGGCCTCGCTCACCTCTGATGCACCCTCCACAACGGTACCATCCGATGGGATGCGGTCGCCGGGCCTGACCACGACAATATCGCCGACGGCCAATGCTTCGGCGGAGACCGTCTCAACCTGCGAACCCCGGAGGCGACGGGCGGTGCGTGGCATCAGGTCGACCAGCGCCTTCACTCCGGCCCGGGCCCGGCTTGCAGCGACACCTTGGAGCAGCTCACCGACAGCGAACAGGAAGACGACAATGGCCGCCTCGCGCGCCTCGCCGATGGCAAGCGCGCCAGTCGCCGCGATCGACATCAGCGTCTCGATGCTGAACGGCGAGCCGGCCCGCGCCGCAGCCAGGGCGCGCCGTGCAATCGGCAACAGCCCCACCACTGTCGCGGCCATATAAGCCCAGAACGACCAGGCCGGCGCGATCTGCGATACGATGTAGGCGAGCGCCAGCAAAACACCGGTGCCGAGGACCAGCCGCCCCTTGCGCGTCGCAGGCCAGGCGCTCTTGGCATCGGGCTGAACGAAATCGTTCGCCGGAGCGGTCATTGCCGCTGGGCCAACGGGCGTGAAGCCTAACGCCTTGATCTGCGCCTCGATCGCGGCACGGGACGTGCGGTCTTCGTCCAATAAGAGCGACAACGATTCTTGGCTGTAACTGACCGAGAGTCCTGAAACACCAGGCAGGCGCTGGATGGCAGTCTCGATTTTCGCGGCACAGGAGCCGCAATCCATCCCTTCGATCCGAAGCTTAAACGCGCTCGCAGCAGCCATGGTGTCACCTCGACAAATTCAACGTGACCGCCCATATAGACCCTATAGTAACTACAGGGTCAAGCCATGAAGCATGCCATGAGGGAAGAGCATCTCGCCATCGGAGAGCTGGGGCGGCTGACGAGCACCAAGGTCGAAACCATCCGCTATTACGAGCGTATTGGCTTACTGGCCGCACCGGCGCGCACGGCAGGGAATTACCGGGCCTATGGCCCAGTTCATCTGAATAGGCTGAGTTTCATCCGCAGATCGCGCGACCTCGGCTTCTCCCTCGAACAAGTCAGAACGTTGCTGGACTTGTCCGATGATCGCGATCGCTCCTGCCAAGCCGTCGACGCCATCGCCCAGGAGCATCTGGCCGAGGTCGACCGTAAAATCGCCGATCTCAGCGCCCTGCGTCACGAGCTCAGTAGAATGATAGAGCAATGCCGCTGCGGCACCGTCGCCGACTGCCGGATCATCGAAGCGCTGTCGCCCCACATCTAAGTGCCGCGTGGTTTGGCCCGTGTCGTCGCCGTTGCCTTGGCCGGATCGTCCGGCCAGACGTGACGGGGATAACGGCCCTTCATCTCAGACTTCACCGCCGACCATGAGCCTTTCCAGAACCCCGGTAGATCGCGGGTGATCTGAATTGGCCGATGCGCCGGCGACAGCAGATGCAATGTCAACGGCACGCGCCCACCAGCCAGCGAAGGATGCTGCGACAGACCGAACAATTCCTGCACGCGCACGGCGAGCGCCGGGCCGCCTTCGGCTTCGTAGTCGACGGCGATCTGCGATCCGGTCGGCGCTTCGAAATGGGTCGGCGCTTCAATATCGAGGCGGCGACGCATGTCCCACGGCAACAATGCCTGCAGAGCCGCATCGAGATCATCGGCGGTGATGGCTGAGAGCGAGGCGCGGCCTTCGATGAAGGGCGCCAGCCAGGTTTCGGCCGATGCCGCCAAAGCCGTATCGGACAGATCCGGCCAGACGTCACCCTCGGCGCGGCGCAAAAACATCACCCGATCACGCAATTGCTTCTGCGCCTTGTTCCACGACAAGCGATCAATACCAAGCGTGGCGATGCCATTGGCCAGCACCACGGCGCTCTCAGACCCCTCGATGCTGCGCGGCTGCTCGCTCAACGCCACGGCACCGAGCCGGCGCGTGCGGCGGGCGCGGACGCTAACAGAAGCGCGATCGAAACTGATCTCGTCACGCGTCTCGATACGCGCGCCCATCAAGGCTTCGATCTCCTCGATGGTGATGACTGCCGCGGCGAGAATGCGCGAGGCGCCGGCGCGGCCAGCGATCTCGGCAATCGCCAGATAGGGCGCGCGCGCCAGCGCATCATGGGCTTCGCAGGCCGCGGCGCGACCGTTCACCATGACGAATTCGCCGAGCTTGCCACGGGCGCGAGCCACACGATCGGGAAAGGCGACGGCGATCCAGCGGCCGACATGGGCAACGTCATCGCTTGTTTCCATCGCGCCAAAGAAAGCCTGCGCCTGATCGGCCCAGCCGCGCGCCAATCGCCGCGCATCCTGCGCCCGCCCCGCCCGATCACGCCGCAGCCGCTCCACCCGCTCGGCAATATCAACACCATCGCCACCGACACCGCGTTCGACGATGACGGCGGCGATCTCCGCCGCAAGACGCGCTGCGCCGGCCCGTGCCGCCTCCAGCACCATGCGCGCCAGACGCGGCGGCAAGGGCAAGGCCCGAATACGGCGGCCTTCCGGCGTGATCGCGCCATCGTCATCGAGCGCGCCCAGCGCGCGCAACAGCGTGCGCGCCTCGGCCAGCGCCGCAGCCGGCGGCGGATCGAGCCAGCGCAATTGCATCGGATCGCGCGCACCCCATTGCGCTAGATCGAGAACCAGCGATGACAGATCGGCGCTGAGAATTTCCGGCGGTGCGAAAGGCTGCAAAGCGCCGTTCGCCGCCTCTTCCCACAAGCGATAACAAACGCCCGGTTCCGTGCGGCCGGCGCGGCCCCGGCGCTGATCGGCGGCGGCGCGCGAGACGCGCACCGTTTCCAAACGCGTCAGACCCAGATCCGGCTCGAAGCGCGGCACGCGCGCCAAACCGCTATCGATGACAACGCGCACACCGTCGATGGTCAGTGACGTCTCGGCGATGGAGGTGGCGAGCACGATCTTGCGACGACCGGGAACCGACGGCGACACCGCCAGATCCTGCGCCTTGCGATCCATGGCGCCGAACAAGGGCGCGAGATCGATCGTCGCATCGGTGATGCGTTCCTTCAAGCGTTCGGCGGTGCGTGTGATTTCGCCCTGGCCTGGTAGAAACACCAGGAGCGAACCACTGTCGGCGCGCAACGCCCGCTCGATCACCTTCACCACTTCATCCTCGATACGCGCGCGTGCATCGCGACCGACATATCGGGTTGCGACGGGAAACGCGCGGCCTTCGCTGGTGATCAGCGGCGCATCATCGAGCAATGCGCCGACACGCGCGCCATCGAGCGTCGCCGACATCACGAGAATACGGAGGTCTTCGCGTAAGCCAGCTTGCGCATCGAGCGCCAAGGCCAATCCGAGATCAGCATCGAGCGAACGCTCATGAAACTCATCGAAAATGACGGCCGCGATCCCTTCCAGCGATGGATCGTCGAGAATCATGCGAGCGAACACGCCTTCCGTCACGATCTCGATCCGCGTCGCGGCGCTGACGCGCGATTCCATGCGCACGCGCAGGCCAACCGTGGCGCCGACCGCTTCACCCAGGGTTTGCGCCATGCGCGCGGCAGCCGCGCGCGCCGCCAGCCGTCGCGGCTCGAGCACGACAATGCGACCGCCGGCTGCCCAGGGCTGTTGTGCGAGCAAGAGAGGTACGCGCGTGGTTTTACCAGCGCCCGGGGGCGCGACGAGCACCGCGCGCACGTGCGAGACCAACGCGTCGCAGAGCGCGCCGGCAACCTCGTCGATCGGGAGCGCAAAATCCATTGCCGCCAATTCAGCCAACCTCGCCCGTCAAACCTGTGCGGCTGTGTGCCAGTCCGCCCCACGTCGGGCAAGATTAATCCCAAAGCCACAAGCGAGATCAAAACCTGAGATAAATCCTAAGCGGATTGTTCTCATGGCGGTTTTCGGGCATTCCCAGGCGGGATTTGTTTCCGCCTGCGGAAAAGAGTATATCGCGGCTCTGCGAGAACTGGGCCAGACGAAACGGCGCCAGGGCTGCGTGTTTATTGTTGAATAAGGCTACCGAATGACGCCGGGCCAAGATGCGTTACCTACCGCCCCCGGCGGCCATCAGGATGCACAATCACCAAGTTCCACCGGACTGTTGGCGATGGCGTTCGGCTCCGTGGGTGTCGTTTATGGCGACATCGGCACCAGCCCGCTTTATGCGCTGCGCGAATCGCTCTTCCACGCCAGCGCTCATGGCACCGTCGGCGAACGCGATGTCATCGGCGTCGTCTCGCTGCTGATCTGGGCCCTGTTCCTGATCGTCACGGTTAAATACGTCATTTTCGTCATGCGCGCCGACAACAAGGGCGAAGGCGGCACGCTGGCGCTGATGGCGTTGGCGCAAAAAGTCATCGGCCGACGCTCCGGATATATTTTCGTGCTCGGCATTGTCGGCGCGGCGCTGTTCACCGGCGATGCGATCATCACGCCAGCGATCTCGGTGCTGTCGGCGGTCGAAGGCCTCAAGCTGGTGACGCCACATCTCGATCATTACGTTACGCTCATTGCACTCGTTATTTTGATCACCCTGTTCCTCGTGCAGAGCAAGGGAACCGCAGGCATCGCCCGTTGGTTCAGCCCGATCATGACGGTCTGGTTCGTCTGCATCGCGGTTCTCGGCCTCATGCATATCGGCGATGCGCCGCGTGTTCTGCAGGCTTTCAATCCCATCAATGCTCTCTCCTTCCTCTTCAGCCACGGCGTCATCAGCTTCGTGGTGATGGGCAGCGTGTTTCTCGCCGTCACGGGCGCGGAAGCACTCTACGCCGACATGGGCCATTTCGGCCGTAAGCCGATCCAGGCGGCATGGATTAGCTTCGTATTCCCGGCGCTGATCTTGAACTACCTCGGCCAAGGCGCTTTGATCCTCGACAATCCCAAGGCGATCGAGAATCCGTTCTTTCTGCTGGCGCCGGAATGGGCGTTGCTGCCTCTGGTGGTGCTGGCGACAGCGGCGACCGTCATCGCCAGCCAGGCCACCATCACCGGCGCTTTCTCGCTCGCTCGGCAAGCGATCCAGCTCGGCCTGCTGCCGCGCCTGGAAATCCAGCACACATCCGACACGCAGGAAGGACAGATCTACATTCCGCGCGTCAATCGCATCCTGCTCATCGGCGTCGTGCTGCTGGTGCTGATCTTCCGCACATCGAGCGCCCTGGCCTCGGCCTATGGCATCGCCGTGACCGCCTCGATGGTGGTCGATTCCTGCCTGGTCTTCTTCGTCGCCTGGCATTTGTGGCGCTGGCCGCTGGCGGGCGCGCTCCTGTTCGCGTCCCTGTTTCTGACAGTGGAACTGGCCTTCTTCGCCTCCAACATCCTGAAGCTGATGGACGGCGGCTATGTGCCCGTGTTGATCGGCGGCCTGATGATCCTGATCATGTGGACCTGGCTGCGCGGCACGCATTTTCTTGAAAGTAAAACGCGACGCGACGCCATTCCGACCCGCGACCTGATCCGGATGCTGGAAAACTCCAAGCCGATCCGCGTGCCGGGCACGGCGATCTTCCTGACCCAAGATGCCGACAGCGCGCCGTCGGCGCTCATGCACAATCTCAAACACAATAAGGTTCTGCACGAACGCGTCTTCCTGGTTTCGGTGCAGACCGAGAATGTGCCGCGCGTACCGCGCGAATATCGCTATGAGATCGAGAAACTCTCCGACGATTTCACCAAGATCCGCCTGCGCTATGGTTTTATGGAAAGCCCGCGCGTGCCGGCCGCCATGGCGTTGATGCGCAAGAGCGGATTGAAGTTCGACATCATGACGACATCGTTCTTCCTCGGCCGACGGACGCTGAAGGAATCGCCGACATCGGGCATGCCGGTCTGGCAGGATCGCTTGTTCATCGCGCTGTCGAAACATTCGGCCAATGCGACCGACTTCTTCTCGATCCCGTCCGACCGCGTCGTCGAACTGGGCGCCCAGGTCAAGATCTGATTAGAAACTGACTTTCCCTGTCCCATTCAAGGCGGACACGGACCCTGTCGGCGCGCGCAAGCTGGCGCGGGCCGATTGCAAGGCGACCAGGCATTCCCGCCCCGGCGCCAGATGAAAATAGTTATCCTGCGGCAGGAAGCCATCGGCCGCGATCACAACCGTCTGCGCCAGACGATCGGTTGTCAGCTTGAGATGGAAGCCGTCGGCCTCACGATGAAGCTCCGCCCGCAAGCCCAGATCATGGCGTGTATCGCCACGCCCCATGGGGAAATGAGTGGCTTCCTGCAACACGACGCCGCTCTCTTTATCGATCAGTCTGACCACATTGGCGTCATGCGCGGGCGGGCCGAAGCGATAGGTATAAGTCGTATCGAAGAACGCGCCGAGCAGCGTAGTCGCCGCGACGGAATAATGACCGCGCGCCGCAACCGTCACCGACTGCTCGCCGGAAGCGGCGCGGCGATGGCCCTCGGTGAGGCAGTCCAGCGTCAGCAGAACGTCAATCGGGCGGTCTGTTTCATTGACGACATGCAAGCGCAGACCATTGACGCCCTCGTCGCTGACGATCAGTTGCACGGGCGCGAAAGCGCGCTTCAAGGCGTAATAGCCTGACTTCGGTTCGCCGGAGTGATCGACCACGCCCCAGCCCAAGGCCGGCGCTAGGTCTTTCCACATCAGCACCAGGCCGCCTGCCGTGCGCGATCCGGGCCGACGCCATTCGGTGAACACCGCCTGCATCACCTCGGCGGCGGCCGCCTGTCCGATGGCGACATAGCGATCGAAATCCTGCCCCTTGAGGTGCTGTGGATCGACGTCATAGAGCAGCGTCATATAATGATGACGGATGTCCTCGAAATCCCAATCGGCACCGCGATCACGCGGCACCAGAGCTTTCCAACGTTCCAACGGCGTTGTGCCATCAAGACGTCGCTTGGCCAGCCGGGCGCGCGACGGCAGATTGGCGAAGGCGAGGCACTCGGCGGCAAAGGCGACGTCGGCGCGGCGCGCGTCGTCCAAAGGTCGGCGATAGGCGCCGACACCATAGTAATGGCCAACGCCCTGATCGACGACGAAAGGCAGCTCGCCGCCAGACGGCGAATTGACGACATAGGCAACGTCCGGCCGCCACGCGGCGACGATATCAG from the Beijerinckia sp. 28-YEA-48 genome contains:
- a CDS encoding heavy metal translocating P-type ATPase — translated: MAAASAFKLRIEGMDCGSCAAKIETAIQRLPGVSGLSVSYSQESLSLLLDEDRTSRAAIEAQIKALGFTPVGPAAMTAPANDFVQPDAKSAWPATRKGRLVLGTGVLLALAYIVSQIAPAWSFWAYMAATVVGLLPIARRALAAARAGSPFSIETLMSIAATGALAIGEAREAAIVVFLFAVGELLQGVAASRARAGVKALVDLMPRTARRLRGSQVETVSAEALAVGDIVVVRPGDRIPSDGTVVEGASEVSEAVVTGESAPVTKEVGSAVYAGSINAHGELHVEITRTAADNTIARIIHMVEDAQTSKAPMARFIDRFSRWYTPAAIVVSALVVLGPPLLLDGDWFTWIYRGLALLLIACPCALVISTPAAIASGLASGARHGLLIKGGAALETLGKIKTVAFDKTGTLTLGRPHVTDVMAIEGAETDLLAKAAAVEAGSSHPLGVAIVAEAQKRGLDIPKVFGGSVASPGKSVMGRLKSGFVSVSSPRYAAEHVAMSDEVRARIGALESEGKTVVTVSEGKRLMGLIALLDEPRADAAEGLERLRALGIRPVMLSGDNARAAGTIAAALGLEVRAELLPDAKLEAISIYKADAPVAMVGDGINDAPALAAASVGIAMGGGTDVALETADAALLKNRVTGVAELIVLSRATVTNIWQNVAVALGLKGIFLVSSLTGTTPLWMAILADTGATVLVTANALRLLRFKP
- a CDS encoding potassium transporter Kup, which gives rise to MAFGSVGVVYGDIGTSPLYALRESLFHASAHGTVGERDVIGVVSLLIWALFLIVTVKYVIFVMRADNKGEGGTLALMALAQKVIGRRSGYIFVLGIVGAALFTGDAIITPAISVLSAVEGLKLVTPHLDHYVTLIALVILITLFLVQSKGTAGIARWFSPIMTVWFVCIAVLGLMHIGDAPRVLQAFNPINALSFLFSHGVISFVVMGSVFLAVTGAEALYADMGHFGRKPIQAAWISFVFPALILNYLGQGALILDNPKAIENPFFLLAPEWALLPLVVLATAATVIASQATITGAFSLARQAIQLGLLPRLEIQHTSDTQEGQIYIPRVNRILLIGVVLLVLIFRTSSALASAYGIAVTASMVVDSCLVFFVAWHLWRWPLAGALLFASLFLTVELAFFASNILKLMDGGYVPVLIGGLMILIMWTWLRGTHFLESKTRRDAIPTRDLIRMLENSKPIRVPGTAIFLTQDADSAPSALMHNLKHNKVLHERVFLVSVQTENVPRVPREYRYEIEKLSDDFTKIRLRYGFMESPRVPAAMALMRKSGLKFDIMTTSFFLGRRTLKESPTSGMPVWQDRLFIALSKHSANATDFFSIPSDRVVELGAQVKI
- a CDS encoding helix-turn-helix domain-containing protein → MREEHLAIGELGRLTSTKVETIRYYERIGLLAAPARTAGNYRAYGPVHLNRLSFIRRSRDLGFSLEQVRTLLDLSDDRDRSCQAVDAIAQEHLAEVDRKIADLSALRHELSRMIEQCRCGTVADCRIIEALSPHI
- the hrpB gene encoding ATP-dependent helicase HrpB — its product is MDFALPIDEVAGALCDALVSHVRAVLVAPPGAGKTTRVPLLLAQQPWAAGGRIVVLEPRRLAARAAAARMAQTLGEAVGATVGLRVRMESRVSAATRIEIVTEGVFARMILDDPSLEGIAAVIFDEFHERSLDADLGLALALDAQAGLREDLRILVMSATLDGARVGALLDDAPLITSEGRAFPVATRYVGRDARARIEDEVVKVIERALRADSGSLLVFLPGQGEITRTAERLKERITDATIDLAPLFGAMDRKAQDLAVSPSVPGRRKIVLATSIAETSLTIDGVRVVIDSGLARVPRFEPDLGLTRLETVRVSRAAADQRRGRAGRTEPGVCYRLWEEAANGALQPFAPPEILSADLSSLVLDLAQWGARDPMQLRWLDPPPAAALAEARTLLRALGALDDDGAITPEGRRIRALPLPPRLARMVLEAARAGAARLAAEIAAVIVERGVGGDGVDIAERVERLRRDRAGRAQDARRLARGWADQAQAFFGAMETSDDVAHVGRWIAVAFPDRVARARGKLGEFVMVNGRAAACEAHDALARAPYLAIAEIAGRAGASRILAAAVITIEEIEALMGARIETRDEISFDRASVSVRARRTRRLGAVALSEQPRSIEGSESAVVLANGIATLGIDRLSWNKAQKQLRDRVMFLRRAEGDVWPDLSDTALAASAETWLAPFIEGRASLSAITADDLDAALQALLPWDMRRRLDIEAPTHFEAPTGSQIAVDYEAEGGPALAVRVQELFGLSQHPSLAGGRVPLTLHLLSPAHRPIQITRDLPGFWKGSWSAVKSEMKGRYPRHVWPDDPAKATATTRAKPRGT